A stretch of DNA from Sander lucioperca isolate FBNREF2018 chromosome 8, SLUC_FBN_1.2, whole genome shotgun sequence:
TGGGAGTCGGCATCAAGACGGTGTCCCTCAGATATTGATTCTGTTGAATGGGGGAAGATCTCAAGATGATGTTGCAAGTGCCGCTGCCGCTCTAAAACAGGACAAAGTTGTTCCATTCTGTGTGGGAACGAGAAATGCAGACATACTCGAGCTCCAAATGATTGCATATAACCCTTCCTATGCTTTCTCTGTGCTTCGGTTTGATGATATGGGTAGCATCCATCAACAACTTGTGTCATTTGTGAAAAGGGTGCCTCGACAGCAGCCAAGACTAAAATCACACAATGTATTGGGTAagaatatctatctatcttagtcataatatttttttctactattgGATAACTTTATGTGTAACTTACTGAGCATAATCTTTGTGTCTGTCACAGATCAAACTGAATCCATTCAACGCGATATTGTATTTTTACTGGATTCTTCGGATGAAATGCAAAGTGACTTTAAGGCAATACTTGGCTTTGTTGAGACAATGGTGGACAAATTCAATGTGGATGAGAACAAAGATCATGTTTCAGTGGTGCAATACAGCAGAACACCTTCTGTTGAATTTTTTCTaaacacatacaaaacacaGCAGGATGTTGCTGCCAATGTGCAAAGTGTCAGGTATAAAGGAGGCACGCCCCTCAATACTGGTGCAGCCCTTCATTTTGTCAAGGATAATATTTTTACCGCCTCCTCTGGAAGTAGGCACCAACAGGGTGTCCCTCAGATTCTGGTTCTCTTAACTGGTGGACGTTCCAGTGATGATGTCAGAAATGCTGCAGAAAACTTGAGAGGAATGGGTGTTATGGTATGTGTAGTGGGAACAAAGAATGCAGATACCCTTGAAATTCAATCTATTTCACAGGAAGCCAGTCATGCTTTCTTTGCTGCAGACTCCAGTGATCTGTCAGGCATTGAACAACAAATATTTTCTGTCATCAAGAAGAGCGAGACCCCTGCTGTCAAACCGGCATTGTATGGTAAGACATGTGATGACTTCACGTTGTATGCCGTGTGCACAACTTCACACATTATCAGATTGACGTGGACCTCAAGTCATTCATTCCATATGATGGTTAATGATGGACAGTAACAGACTAGTGCCCTTTTGGGCACAATGACTGTTTTAGGCTTTTCTCATGTTGTTTTAGCACTGTTCCAGTGATTGGGATTGTGTCAACAAAGATGGTCCTCTAAAATAGTAGAGCAAGTTGTGCACACAGGGTTATTGAACATTTGCAGGAATAAAACACTTTTCATCGTAATTTGTATCAGTTTGTTTAAATGCCTGTGTGATTACAGATCCCAACAGAAGAGACATTGTTTTTCTGCTCGATGGTTCTGATGGTTCTCAGCAAAGATTCCCAGATATTAAAGATTTTGTGCAGAGAATAGTGGCGGACCTAAACATTGATGCAAACAAAGATCACGTCGCTGTGGTCCAGTACAGCAACACAGTGGAGACTGATTTTAACTTGAGACGTTACTCAACAGAGGATGAGGTTCTTGATGGAGTAAGAGGCCTCAGTCACAAGGGAGGTTATCCTCATAATATTGGAGCAGCTCTCCAGTATGTAAGGGAACATGTCTTTACTTCTGACTCAGGAAGTAGACTTGTTGAAGGAGTTCCACAGATACTCATACTACTAAGTGGTGGAAGATCTGGAGATGACATAAGAACTCCAGTCAGAATGCTGAAAGAGACTGGTGTCATTTCAATTGCCATTGGAACAACTGACGCTGACACCCTAGAGATGCAGACAATATCTCATGAACCTAATTATGCGATCTCTATTATTGATTATGAGGCGCTTCATACTGCTAAGCAGGATGTGTTGTCATTGTTAAGAGATGCTTCACACCATGTAGAGCAAACCACTCCCAAAAATGTTTTTGGTAAGATGCAATGTTTTAACCTTTTAGCTTAAACATGTAGTAATGAGAAAAGAGGAATGGACTAAAAATGGACTGAAATGATTTTCATGAATTATTGGGGACTATCACTGTAGCGGTTTGCCGGTTACctgcagaaaatcacattgCCTTTGTTTCTCCAACTTTTGTCTTTGTTACAGATTCTGAGAAACATGATATAGTATTTCTTATTGATGGATCATATGACTCACGCGATGGTTTTGAAGAGATACGAGGCTTTGTTGAAAAAATGGTTGAAAGTTTAAATCTAGATGAGAACAGAGACCGAGTGGCTGTTGTTCAATACAGCCGTGATGCCACAGTCAATTTTTACCTGAATTCCTACTCATCCAAGAACGATGTGCTCAATTCCATAAGAACAATAAGGCATAAGTTGGGGAGACCCCTCAACATTGGCAAAGCACTGGAGTTTGTCAGAGACAATGTCTTTGCTGCTTCAGTTGGAGGCAGACGTGCAGAATCAGTCCCTCAATATCTGTATGTATTTAGTGGTGGAAGATCAGGGGATGATGTCAGAGGACCAGCACAATCTCTCAAAGGAAATGGGATAAAGACTTTTACTTTTGGAACAGAGAATGCTGATACGTTGGAAATGCAAACAATCTCTTTCACGCCAGCACATAATTTTCATGTTACAAGCTTTCACAATCTGCAAAGCATCCATCCATCTGTAAAAGCTACATTGAGCGGTGCTCAAGAAACAACTGACATTCCTGGTAAGCCCTAGAAAATAATTAGCATTTTAGAGATGTTTTCTACATGGAAATAAAAGTTGTAAGACTGTATACCATGGGTATGTTTCTTTCTACAGCAAATATggttttgtaaaatgtttgtatcCATTTCAGACACTTCCACAATTCCAGAATTAGAACTCCAGAGTGCCGATGTTGTTTTTCTCCTTGATGGTTCTGATGATATGCGAGCAAGTGAAAGACAAATTTT
This window harbors:
- the LOC116043134 gene encoding collagen alpha-3(VI) chain-like; amino-acid sequence: MKSFVQRVVETLSVGENKDRVSVVQYSRDPQTHFSLNTYKEKQNVLAAVQQLNHKGGKPLNTGAALDYVRKNAFTDSSGSRHQDGVPQILILLNGGRSQDDVASAAAALKQDKVVPFCVGTRNADILELQMIAYNPSYAFSVLRFDDMGSIHQQLVSFVKRVPRQQPRLKSHNVLDQTESIQRDIVFLLDSSDEMQSDFKAILGFVETMVDKFNVDENKDHVSVVQYSRTPSVEFFLNTYKTQQDVAANVQSVRYKGGTPLNTGAALHFVKDNIFTASSGSRHQQGVPQILVLLTGGRSSDDVRNAAENLRGMGVMVCVVGTKNADTLEIQSISQEASHAFFAADSSDLSGIEQQIFSVIKKSETPAVKPALYDPNRRDIVFLLDGSDGSQQRFPDIKDFVQRIVADLNIDANKDHVAVVQYSNTVETDFNLRRYSTEDEVLDGVRGLSHKGGYPHNIGAALQYVREHVFTSDSGSRLVEGVPQILILLSGGRSGDDIRTPVRMLKETGVISIAIGTTDADTLEMQTISHEPNYAISIIDYEALHTAKQDVLSLLRDASHHVEQTTPKNVFGKMQCFNLLA
- the LOC118495613 gene encoding collagen alpha-3(VI) chain-like, yielding MVESLNLDENRDRVAVVQYSRDATVNFYLNSYSSKNDVLNSIRTIRHKLGRPLNIGKALEFVRDNVFAASVGGRRAESVPQYLYVFSGGRSGDDVRGPAQSLKGNGIKTFTFGTENADTLEMQTISFTPAHNFHVTSFHNLQSIHPSVKATLSGAQETTDIPDTSTIPELELQSADVVFLLDGSDDMRASERQILDFVKELVMQLEIGPNKVQIALIQYSTEPTTDFLLNTHSLKDDVLSHLNNVKLKGGFTVNTGVALDYVKNNVFTASSGGRAQQGVQQILILLSGRKSEDDVLGPVDRLRNAGIVIFSVGVNGADRLAMEQLAHSSRVQYLINDTSDFLLVRQQLLSDIASHKGTVSPGVGE